DNA sequence from the Marinilongibacter aquaticus genome:
CTTTGGACAGGCGTTTGGGTCTACAAGGTGAACGCGTGTACGAATTGGCCCAATTGGCGTACAACAATCAGGAATACGAAGAAGCTCTGCGTATGTTTGAATATATACTGGTCAATTACCCTCAAGGAGGCCTGTATTCGTACGCTAGACGCTTTAAGATCCTCACCAAGGAACAGATTGTCAAAAACAAATTTCCGATCAACAGAGACGATATTTTGAGCCTTATTGACGAATACCAACAACTGGTGGAAGAGTTTGGTGATCGCAACAATATTTCGAAATATTCAAAACGGAATATGGCATTGCTATATGCCTTTTATCTAGCAGATTACGATAAAGGCGTCGCGATTTTGCGTGATGCAATTGACAAAGAAATGGGCCCTTCTCAGTTTGTCGACCAGTGTAAATTGGATCTTGGCGATGTATATATATTGAAAAATGAACCTTGGGAAGCCGCTTTGCTCTATATGCAGGTAGATAAAGCCGAAAAGGAAAATGATTTGGGTGAATTGGCGAAATTGAAAAACGCCAAACTTTTCTTTTACAGCGGTGAATTCGAATTGTCGAAGGAAATTTTGGATATTTTGAAAAAAGCAACTTCACGAGAGATTGCGAACGATGCCATGGAATTGAGCTTGATCATTCAAGATAATTTGGGACTCGACACAACGGACAGTGCATTGAAAGCTTATGCTGCAGTAGAGCTTTTGATTTTTCAAAATAAGCACGAAGAGGCGGTCAATGCACTCGATTCCCTTTTCCAACTGTATGAACACAATTCAATTGCCGACGAAGTGCTTTGGTTGAAAGCCAAATTGGAGAACAAATTGGGACAGAAAGAAGCTGCGATCCAATCTTTGGAAATGATATTGGCCAATTATAAATACGATATTTTGGCCGACGATGCCCTTTTCATGTGGGCACAAATATTGGAAGAAACTGCCGAAGACAAATCAGAAGCTATGGAGAAATACAAGCAACTTTTGATTGAATACCCTGGCAGCATATTCAGTGCGGAAGCACGTAAAAAGTATAGGGCACTCCGTGGCGATTTTGTCTTTTAAAAATACTGCACACTAAATCAAAGCTTTAGGTCGTTCAATAGGCACCTTATTCAGCTTAGATGAAAATCACCAAAATATTCTTATTCACTTTTCTTTGTTTTTTAATCGAAAAAGTAGACGCTCAAGATAACGATACTGTCATTTTTGGCTGTAGCTATACTTCGAATAAAATAAACGAAAAGGCGATTTGCGACCTCTTGGGTTTTCGTACTCGGCCAGAAGCTCAACGGGCCGTGGAAAAAATCGTTAGCCGTTCGGGATTGAAGCAAAACTTTTATGTGATGGAATGCCCGAAAATTGACAATTGCTTCGCAGCCACAAAAAACGGTGAAAGGCTTATCGTATACGATGCCGGCTTTATGCAAAGGGTCAATGACCTCACGCGTACCGACTGGGGAGCCATGAGCATTCTCGCTCACGAGATTGGTCATCATTTGCAAGGGCATACCTTAAAGCCCGGAGGCTCAGATCCGGAAAGAGAATTGGAAGCCGATGAATTTTCTGGCTTTGTGATGTACGAGATGGGGGCAACCTTAAAAGAAGCTCAATCGGCCATTTGGAAACTGACCAGCGATTACGATTCTGGAACGCATCCGCCGAGAAACCAACGTTTGGCGGCAATTAAAACGGGATATAAAAAGGCGAAAGCTCTATATCCAAATATTCAAACCGAAATTCAGAAAGAGGAAACTGAAGAAGCGGAACCTGTAGAAACGAAACGGGAAATAGCACGCGAGGAGAAAAAAGTGAGATCGAATGTTATCGTGCTGCCCAGAAACGAGAAGATCAAAACGGGTTGTATAGATGGCAATTGCTTCAATGGTTTTGGCATTGCAGTCAATCACCGAACCTACGAGAAATATGCCGGAAATTGGGCAAATGGTGTTCGCAACGGCTACGGCATAGAGTACTATCGCGACGGCCTGAAGAAATACGAAGGAAAGTTTCTGAACAGCTCATACGAAGGTTTTGGTACCTACTTTTACACCAATGGGGATAAATATGTGGGCAATTTCAAGGCAGGTTTAAAACACGATGATCATGCGGTTTACTATTATAAAAATGGGAACAAACTGTATGTGAAATACATAAAAGACAAAAAAGAGGGACGGGCCAAATTGGTCTATTTTGGTGGGGCAGAAGGAACTGTTTATTACGAAAACGATCGCGAA
Encoded proteins:
- a CDS encoding tetratricopeptide repeat protein; translated protein: MKGIQVKTIFFILAAVSSVWSQSIELANEYFSRGEFDKAQTEYEKLAKKKDAAFVIHENYMNTLLRLKNYQEAEHFLNEQILNRPDYIVYRAELADLYEEMGQKERATAALNEVINAAAKKDIFVYQLQDYLYRKNKISSIIELLEKGRTFSGSPNKFSSLLARAYLYSGNKKAMMEEVLKYGLQHNNNKYVERTIQDNIEEPEEKEMVQRLLYARIQEHPDVTFYNDLLIWFFVQNNEYRRAFMQARALDRRLGLQGERVYELAQLAYNNQEYEEALRMFEYILVNYPQGGLYSYARRFKILTKEQIVKNKFPINRDDILSLIDEYQQLVEEFGDRNNISKYSKRNMALLYAFYLADYDKGVAILRDAIDKEMGPSQFVDQCKLDLGDVYILKNEPWEAALLYMQVDKAEKENDLGELAKLKNAKLFFYSGEFELSKEILDILKKATSREIANDAMELSLIIQDNLGLDTTDSALKAYAAVELLIFQNKHEEAVNALDSLFQLYEHNSIADEVLWLKAKLENKLGQKEAAIQSLEMILANYKYDILADDALFMWAQILEETAEDKSEAMEKYKQLLIEYPGSIFSAEARKKYRALRGDFVF
- a CDS encoding M48 family metalloprotease, translated to MKITKIFLFTFLCFLIEKVDAQDNDTVIFGCSYTSNKINEKAICDLLGFRTRPEAQRAVEKIVSRSGLKQNFYVMECPKIDNCFAATKNGERLIVYDAGFMQRVNDLTRTDWGAMSILAHEIGHHLQGHTLKPGGSDPERELEADEFSGFVMYEMGATLKEAQSAIWKLTSDYDSGTHPPRNQRLAAIKTGYKKAKALYPNIQTEIQKEETEEAEPVETKREIAREEKKVRSNVIVLPRNEKIKTGCIDGNCFNGFGIAVNHRTYEKYAGNWANGVRNGYGIEYYRDGLKKYEGKFLNSSYEGFGTYFYTNGDKYVGNFKAGLKHDDHAVYYYKNGNKLYVKYIKDKKEGRAKLVYFGGAEGTVYYENDREL